A single Leptidea sinapis chromosome 2, ilLepSina1.1, whole genome shotgun sequence DNA region contains:
- the LOC126976324 gene encoding uncharacterized protein LOC126976324, with translation MWKYVTRRLRDTLERSANHFDKRSSAGVVNSNNPPDNNNSKPNAPSCWFSTRKCWNSYDYDNNAKSKRWNFEDLNRTWLGAITWSSALVFGWYSSQLLHLKLKNELKGGKCINLSINSIFSSIGNSNVKKIDSIYEIENNKESFPVVKLISNEFSSGGTSSNKSSESSDDDLGEVLNSIENRLGLAAIENGQHKDGLNLLRSAANRHHAPALYNLGLCYEQGLGVDIDEKAAMELYRSAAALQHPGALYNLGIYYGQGRGGLNRDSSTATRLLRLAAVQGQEDAIAALNKLSIDVNESSMSEKPFVPFENEHMPTQSKLFVHNVNTLAQYNYEPIVY, from the exons ATGTGGAAGTATGTAACTCGACGGCTCCGGGATACCTTAGAAAGAAGCGCCAACCACTTTGATAAGCGAAGTTCTGCTGGAGTTGTAAATTCAAACAATCCACCAGATAACAATAATTCGAAGCCTAATGCTCCTAGTTGTTGGTTTTCTACCAGGAAATGTTGGAATTCGTATGATTATGACAACAATGCTAAAAGCAAGAGATGGAACTTTGAGGATTTAAACCGAACATGGCTTGGTGCTATTACATGG aGCAGTGCATTGGTATTTGGATGGTATTCAAGTCAATTGCTAcacctaaaactaaaaaatgaattaaaaggGGGAAAATGCATCAATCTCTCAATCAACTCTATTTTTTCTTCTATTGGCAACAGTAATGTGAAGAAAATAGACTCTATTTACGAAATAGAAAATAACAAGGAAAGCTTTCCTGTTGTGAAATTGATAtcaaatgaattttcttctggGGGAACATCAAGTAATAAAAGCAGTGAGAGTTCCGATGACGATTTGGGAGAAGTTTTAAACTCAATAGAAAACAGGCTGGGTTTGGCAGCAATTGAGAATGGTCAACACAAGGATGGATTAAATTTGTTGAG GTCTGCTGCAAATAGACACCACGCACCAGCACTCTACAACTTAGGGCTTTGCTATGAGCAAGGTCTTGGGGTTGATATTGATGAAAAAGCT gcTATGGAGTTGTATCGATCAGCCGCAGCACTTCAACATCCCGGAGCTCTTTATAACCTGGGCATCTATTATGGTCAAGGACGTGGTGGACTGAACAGAGATAGTAGCACAGCAACTCGTCTGTTACGTTTGGCTGCAGTACAAGGCCAGGAAGATGCTATTGCAGCTCTTAATAAGCTTTCTATAGATGTTAATGAGTCATCAATGAGTGAAAAGCCATTTGTTCCATTTGAAAATGAACATATGCCTACACAATCTAAATTGTTTGTTCACAATGTTAATACTTTAGCTCAGTACAATTACGAACCTATTGTGTACTAA
- the LOC126976386 gene encoding S-adenosylmethionine sensor upstream of mTORC1 → MASDEHKQLAEYVKDTHIKLRNAAGNSGSYYAWKEHCSNTHNLLRYAKCMERLATKFWDERNANKESLTTCRIKWSADLCYNYYINKDYIKYRERDLQISKILKIILDINECYVEPLRLLDVGSCYNPFRNFSFLNVLAIDLCPANEHVKSCDFIDVQIGDNTIVEENIVKKLKQNSYDIVTFCFFLEYLPVSEMRIVACRNAYNLLKPGGLLIIITPDSKHVGANSKLIKCWQYTLACLGFTRIKYEKMRHMHCMGFRKALDMQIAVRWATLHKKPNLEFSINIPQDFQSSIETNENNEKTAAEVSNEHFKELPFYNIN, encoded by the coding sequence ATGGCTAGTGATGAACACAAACAGTTAGCAGAATATGTAAAGGATACACACATAAAATTAAGAAACGCAGCTGGAAATAGTGGATCATATTATGCCTGGAAGGAGCACTGCAGCAACACACATAATTTATTAAGATATGCTAAGTGTATGGAAAGACTAGCTACAAAGTTCTGGGACGAAAGAAATGCGAATAAAGAAAGTTTAACCACTTGTCGAATTAAGTGGTCAGCTGATCTATgttataactattatattaataaagacTATATCAAATACAGAGAAAGAGATTTACAAATAAGTAAAATACTTAAGataatattagatattaatGAGTGTTATGTGGAACCTTTAAGGTTATTAGATGTTGGTAGTTGTTATAATCCATTTCGaaactttagttttttaaatgttttagcAATTGACTTGTGTCCAGCTAATGAACATGTAAAAAGTTGTGATTTTATTGATGTTCAAATTGGTGACAACACTATAGTTGAGGAAAATATTGTCAAGAAATTAAAGCAAAATTCTTATGATATTGTGACATTCTGTTTTTTTCTTGAATATTTACCTGTTTCTGAAATGAGAATAGTAGCTTGTAGAAATGCTTACAATTTATTGAAACCGGGTGGGCTATTGATAATTATTACTCCTGATTCTAAACATGTTGGTGCTAATTCTAAGTTAATTAAATGTTGGCAATATACATTGGCATGCTTGGGATTCACTAGGATAAAATATGAAAAGATGAGACATATGCATTGTATGGGATTTAGAAAAGCTCTTGACATGCAAATAGCTGTCAGATGGGCAACCCTCCATAAAAAACCGAATTTAGAATTTTCCATTAACATACCTCAGGATTTCCAGAGCTCAATAgaaacaaatgaaaataatgaaaaaactgCTGCTGAAGTTTCAAATGAACACTTTAAGGAATtgccattttataatattaattaa
- the LOC126976394 gene encoding abasic site processing protein HMCES isoform X1: MKAATSLCRSLDKEQLRCACRYRDKSLNDYVKPSYLTEYNDGKEYSPSFNIAPTDITPVLVSARNFLKDSDAGQRILKPMMWGIIPPWHKGDYKSHKLTTNNCRIENIRYSKLYSPILNNGGRCVIVAEGFYEWQTTIKTKIKQPYYIYMKQDFTQPVDDNCQPTSCHTTENVWENKRLLYMAGLYNVWQDSENKNIYSYSVITLESNDVMSWLHDRMPAILECEQQIESWLDVDNVPAEKALSHLLPAKNLEWHPVSTIVNNSKYKSSDCNKKIDLESKVKSSQKPLTEWFKKANKRKSEHDIDHDSVKRKL; this comes from the exons ATGAAAGCAGCGACATCTCTGTGCAG ATCTCTAGATAAGGAGCAGCTCCGCTGTGCCTGCAGATATAgagataaaagtttaaatgaTTATGTTAAACCGAGCTACCTTACAGAATACAATGACGGGAAAGAATATTCTCCTTCATTTAATATTGCTCCAACAGATATTACTCCTGTCTTAGTTTCTGCTAGAAATTTTCTAAAAGATTCAGATGCTGGTCAGAGAATACTTAAACCAATGATGTGGGGTATAATACCTCCTTGGCACaag gGTGATTATAAAAGCCACAAGCTGACAACAAATAATTGTCGAATAGAAAACATAAGATATTCAAAGCTTTACAGTCCCATACTAAATAACGGTGGGAGATGTGTTATTGTGGCTGAAGGTTTCTACGAATGGCAAACAACTATAAAAACAAAGATTAAACAACcatattacatttatatgaaaCAGGATTTCACCCAG CCTGTTGATGATAATTGTCAACCAACATCTTGTCACACTACAGAAAATGTGTGGGAAAACAAAAGACTCCTTTACATGGCCGGTTTATATAATGTTTGGCAGGACAGTGaaaataagaatatatattCCTATTCTGTTATAACCTTAGAGTCAAATGATGTTATGAGCTGGCTTCATGATAGGATGCCTGCGATTTTAGAATGTGAACAACAGATTGAG TCTTGGCTAGATGTTGATAATGTTCCAGCAGAAAAAGCATTAAGCCATCTGTTACCTGCGAAAAATTTGGAATGGCACCCAGTGTCTACAATAGTCAATAACTCCAAATATAAATCTTCAGATTGTAATAAGAAAATAGATTTAGAGAGTAAAGTCAAATCTTCACAGAAGCCTTTGACAGAGTGGTTTAAAAAagcaaacaaaagaaaatccGAACATGACATTGATCATGATAGTGTAAAGcgaaaactttga
- the LOC126976394 gene encoding abasic site processing protein HMCES isoform X4 — translation MMWGIIPPWHKGDYKSHKLTTNNCRIENIRYSKLYSPILNNGGRCVIVAEGFYEWQTTIKTKIKQPYYIYMKQDFTQPVDDNCQPTSCHTTENVWENKRLLYMAGLYNVWQDSENKNIYSYSVITLESNDVMSWLHDRMPAILECEQQIESWLDVDNVPAEKALSHLLPAKNLEWHPVSTIVNNSKYKSSDCNKKIDLESKVKSSQKPLTEWFKKANKRKSEHDIDHDSVKRKL, via the exons ATGATGTGGGGTATAATACCTCCTTGGCACaag gGTGATTATAAAAGCCACAAGCTGACAACAAATAATTGTCGAATAGAAAACATAAGATATTCAAAGCTTTACAGTCCCATACTAAATAACGGTGGGAGATGTGTTATTGTGGCTGAAGGTTTCTACGAATGGCAAACAACTATAAAAACAAAGATTAAACAACcatattacatttatatgaaaCAGGATTTCACCCAG CCTGTTGATGATAATTGTCAACCAACATCTTGTCACACTACAGAAAATGTGTGGGAAAACAAAAGACTCCTTTACATGGCCGGTTTATATAATGTTTGGCAGGACAGTGaaaataagaatatatattCCTATTCTGTTATAACCTTAGAGTCAAATGATGTTATGAGCTGGCTTCATGATAGGATGCCTGCGATTTTAGAATGTGAACAACAGATTGAG TCTTGGCTAGATGTTGATAATGTTCCAGCAGAAAAAGCATTAAGCCATCTGTTACCTGCGAAAAATTTGGAATGGCACCCAGTGTCTACAATAGTCAATAACTCCAAATATAAATCTTCAGATTGTAATAAGAAAATAGATTTAGAGAGTAAAGTCAAATCTTCACAGAAGCCTTTGACAGAGTGGTTTAAAAAagcaaacaaaagaaaatccGAACATGACATTGATCATGATAGTGTAAAGcgaaaactttga
- the LOC126976139 gene encoding uncharacterized protein LOC126976139, translating to MNDPDSFIEEWVRENDPITMSLPDIEYEPHLLISKVRKHYMEYVIKLLSFNYENNQKLLNKNTYLPSAIWRCAKIIETKAAQSCMVVELYRKNILKMINDLKADTKRGRLHKKLFECLTSPSLNEKKTQTKAGSFECECSCAGRKKVRKIKESFSQTSYECDKEIMNESQLFNCLNTSTPLETQSINKINELQAESVSHSAVDVMQQLEQIFQGDSAEDLFDGVLCNSNDFNYECTKKIQQDNQDKSIGFNNESVNERFASIAGTVERKSDNVIEKKTLKNKKNSGKWLCEEYFLRTKLFELLDQIQDCNRDKLLRIKQMLHELFGDDSDDEGVVSPLNETHEFVISCKERVAPWVVKLLTPYYIKGRIRGKSLFKALAKHLINLIYQCSKYPQEHEVVSFITDFLENHQMIRCEADFKQFKIHNI from the exons ATGAATGACCCGGACAGTTTTATTGAAGAGTGGGTTAGGGAAAATGATCCTATAACAATGTCTCTCCCTGACATAGAGTATGAGCCTCATCTTCTCATATCTAAG gTCCGCAAGCATTACATGGAATATGTGATAAAACTTTTGTCATTTAATTATGAGAATAAtcaaaagttattaaataaaaatacttacctTCCGAGTGCTATATGGAGATGTGCCAagataattgaaactaaagcaGCTCAAAGCTGCATGGTTGTCGAGTTATACaggaagaatattttaaaaatg ataaatgatttaaaagctGACACAAAAAGAGGAAGacttcataaaaaattgtttgaatgCTTGACAAGTCCATctttaaatgagaaaaaaactCAAACAAAGGCAGGCTCTTTTGAATGTGAATGTTCATGTGCAGGACGTAAAAAAGttcggaaaattaaagagtcaTTTTCACAGACATCTTATGAGTGtgataaagaaataatgaatGAATCTCAATTGTTCAATTGTTTGAATACTTCAACACCATTAGAAACTCAaagcattaataaaataaatgaactgCAAGCTGAATCTGTATCTCACAGTGCTGTTGATGTTATGCAGCAGTTAGAACAAATCTTTCAAGGAGACTCTGCAGAAGATTTATTTGATGGTGTTTTATGTAATTCCAATGATTTCAATTATGAATGCACAAAGAAAATACAGCAGGATAATCAAGATAAAAGCATTGGTTTTAATAATGAATCTGTGAATGAAAGATTTGCCTCTATAGCTGGTACTGTAGAAAGAAAATCAGAcaatgtaatagaaaaaaaaacattgaaaaataagaaaaattcagGCAAATGGTTGTGTGAAGAGTATTTCCTAAGAACGAAACTATTTGAACTATTAGACCAGATACAAGATTGTAACAGAGATAAATTGTTAAGG ataaagcAGATGCTTCATGAACTGTTTGGTGATGATAGTGATGATGAAGGTGTTGTCTCTCCACTAAATGAAACTCATGAATTTGTTATCAGTTGCAAGGAAAGAGTAGCACCATGGGTTGTGAAATTGTTAACACCATATTACATTAAAGGGAGAATAAGAGGCAAATCCCTCTTTAAAGCTCTTGCTAAACATCTCATAAACTTAATCTACCAGTGCAGCAAATATCCTC AGGAACATGAAGTTGTTAGTTTCATAACAGACTTTCTCGAAAACCACCAGATGATAAGATGCGAAGCTGATTTCAAACAGTTTAAGATTCATAATATTTGA
- the LOC126976394 gene encoding abasic site processing protein HMCES isoform X2 — protein sequence MCGRTGLSLDKEQLRCACRYRDKSLNDYVKPSYLTEYNDGKEYSPSFNIAPTDITPVLVSARNFLKDSDAGQRILKPMMWGIIPPWHKGDYKSHKLTTNNCRIENIRYSKLYSPILNNGGRCVIVAEGFYEWQTTIKTKIKQPYYIYMKQDFTQPVDDNCQPTSCHTTENVWENKRLLYMAGLYNVWQDSENKNIYSYSVITLESNDVMSWLHDRMPAILECEQQIESWLDVDNVPAEKALSHLLPAKNLEWHPVSTIVNNSKYKSSDCNKKIDLESKVKSSQKPLTEWFKKANKRKSEHDIDHDSVKRKL from the exons ATGTGTGGACGTACCGGATT ATCTCTAGATAAGGAGCAGCTCCGCTGTGCCTGCAGATATAgagataaaagtttaaatgaTTATGTTAAACCGAGCTACCTTACAGAATACAATGACGGGAAAGAATATTCTCCTTCATTTAATATTGCTCCAACAGATATTACTCCTGTCTTAGTTTCTGCTAGAAATTTTCTAAAAGATTCAGATGCTGGTCAGAGAATACTTAAACCAATGATGTGGGGTATAATACCTCCTTGGCACaag gGTGATTATAAAAGCCACAAGCTGACAACAAATAATTGTCGAATAGAAAACATAAGATATTCAAAGCTTTACAGTCCCATACTAAATAACGGTGGGAGATGTGTTATTGTGGCTGAAGGTTTCTACGAATGGCAAACAACTATAAAAACAAAGATTAAACAACcatattacatttatatgaaaCAGGATTTCACCCAG CCTGTTGATGATAATTGTCAACCAACATCTTGTCACACTACAGAAAATGTGTGGGAAAACAAAAGACTCCTTTACATGGCCGGTTTATATAATGTTTGGCAGGACAGTGaaaataagaatatatattCCTATTCTGTTATAACCTTAGAGTCAAATGATGTTATGAGCTGGCTTCATGATAGGATGCCTGCGATTTTAGAATGTGAACAACAGATTGAG TCTTGGCTAGATGTTGATAATGTTCCAGCAGAAAAAGCATTAAGCCATCTGTTACCTGCGAAAAATTTGGAATGGCACCCAGTGTCTACAATAGTCAATAACTCCAAATATAAATCTTCAGATTGTAATAAGAAAATAGATTTAGAGAGTAAAGTCAAATCTTCACAGAAGCCTTTGACAGAGTGGTTTAAAAAagcaaacaaaagaaaatccGAACATGACATTGATCATGATAGTGTAAAGcgaaaactttga
- the LOC126976394 gene encoding abasic site processing protein HMCES isoform X3 — protein sequence MCGRTGLLVLFYYLLNMGDYKSHKLTTNNCRIENIRYSKLYSPILNNGGRCVIVAEGFYEWQTTIKTKIKQPYYIYMKQDFTQPVDDNCQPTSCHTTENVWENKRLLYMAGLYNVWQDSENKNIYSYSVITLESNDVMSWLHDRMPAILECEQQIESWLDVDNVPAEKALSHLLPAKNLEWHPVSTIVNNSKYKSSDCNKKIDLESKVKSSQKPLTEWFKKANKRKSEHDIDHDSVKRKL from the exons ATGTGTGGACGTACCGGATTGTTAGtcttattttattacctactaaACATG gGTGATTATAAAAGCCACAAGCTGACAACAAATAATTGTCGAATAGAAAACATAAGATATTCAAAGCTTTACAGTCCCATACTAAATAACGGTGGGAGATGTGTTATTGTGGCTGAAGGTTTCTACGAATGGCAAACAACTATAAAAACAAAGATTAAACAACcatattacatttatatgaaaCAGGATTTCACCCAG CCTGTTGATGATAATTGTCAACCAACATCTTGTCACACTACAGAAAATGTGTGGGAAAACAAAAGACTCCTTTACATGGCCGGTTTATATAATGTTTGGCAGGACAGTGaaaataagaatatatattCCTATTCTGTTATAACCTTAGAGTCAAATGATGTTATGAGCTGGCTTCATGATAGGATGCCTGCGATTTTAGAATGTGAACAACAGATTGAG TCTTGGCTAGATGTTGATAATGTTCCAGCAGAAAAAGCATTAAGCCATCTGTTACCTGCGAAAAATTTGGAATGGCACCCAGTGTCTACAATAGTCAATAACTCCAAATATAAATCTTCAGATTGTAATAAGAAAATAGATTTAGAGAGTAAAGTCAAATCTTCACAGAAGCCTTTGACAGAGTGGTTTAAAAAagcaaacaaaagaaaatccGAACATGACATTGATCATGATAGTGTAAAGcgaaaactttga
- the LOC126976513 gene encoding SAP domain-containing ribonucleoprotein yields MADSTVNDISKMRVVDLRKELKSRGLSYTGDKAELINRLETAMAQDHADINLDSDEIDSDAVLDDEDDKTQNDENILGDCTVDSVSEGISLADVSPEKQSEPLKKMKRKISNESQKEPDSDNKDNETKTIVLNRTMSMNSSTKPVESIDEKDIDGQTATSLNNKIKITADLDMKTRLELRAKRFGIPVKIPDVAKKEVRMQRFGKISSNASNLNTSRSISLSDNLEKLKKRSERFGQSVSSLMGDIELKERLERRKEKFGKVK; encoded by the coding sequence ATGGCAGATTCTACAGTAAATGATATTTCTAAAATGAGAGTGGTAGATTTGAGGAAAGAGTTAAAATCACGTGGACTGTCGTACACTGGTGATAAAGCAGAGCTAATAAATCGGCTTGAAACAGCAATGGCACAAGATCACGCCGATATCAACTTAGATTCTGATGAAATCGACTCCGATGCCGTATTAGATGATGAAGATGATAAAACTCAAAATGATGAGAACATTCTGGGAGATTGCACTGTAGACTCTGTCAGTGAGGGTATATCACTTGCTGATGTATCTCCAGAAAAGCAATCTGAACCGCTAAAGAAAATGAAACGGAAAATCTCTAACGAGTCACAAAAGGAACCAGATAGTGACAATAAAGATAATGAAACtaaaacaattgttttaaatagaACAATGTCTATGAATTCATCGACTAAGCCAGTAGAGAGTATAGATGAAAAAGATATAGATGGGCAGACAGCAACGtctcttaataataaaattaaaataacagcaGATCTTGATATGAAAACCAGATTGGAACTGAGAGCCAAGCGTTTTGGAATACCTGTGAAAATACCAGATGTTGCAAAGAAAGAGGTGAGAATGCAGCGCTTTGGGAAAATAAGCAGTAATGcaagtaatttaaatacttCTCGTTCAATATCACTATCTGATAATCTCGAAAAGCTTAAAAAGAGATCTGAAAGATTTGGGCAGTCTGTTTCCTCCCTAATGGGTGATATTGAATTAAAGGAAAGGCTTGAAAGACGAAAAGAAAAATTTGGAAAAGTCAAATGA